In one window of Miscanthus floridulus cultivar M001 unplaced genomic scaffold, ASM1932011v1 fs_157_1_2, whole genome shotgun sequence DNA:
- the LOC136530560 gene encoding villin-2-like gives MSTAKVLDPAFQGAGQKVGTEIWRIEDFKPVALPKSDYGKFYCGDSYIVLQTTCTKGGAYLYDIHFWIGKDSSQDEAGTAAIKTVELDAILGGRAIQHRELQGYESDKFLSYFKPCIIPLEGGFASGFKKPEEEKFETRLYICRGKRAIRVKEVPFARSSLNHDDVFVLDTENKIYQFNGANSNIQERAKALEVIQHLKEKYHGGVCDVAIVDDGKLQAESDSGEFWVLFGGFAPIGKKTVSDDDVVLETTAPKLYSINDGQLKLEETALTKAVLENTKCFLLDCGAEIYVWVGRVTQMEDRKSATKAVEEFLINQKRPKTTRVTQVIQGYESHAFKSKFESWPVGNAAGSPGAEEGRGKVAALLKQQGVDLKGASKSTTPVNEEVPPLLEGGGKLEVWCVDGNAKTALPKEDIGKFYSGDCYIILYMYHSGDKKEEYYLSYWIGKDSLVDDQVSASQITNTVWNSLKGRPVLGRIYQGKEPPQFVALFQPLVILKGGIGSGYKKLIEEKGVTGETYTTEGIALIRVSGTSIHNSKTLQVDAVATSLSSMECFVLQSGNTMFTWFGNSSTYEQQQWAAKVAEFLKPGVAVKHCKEGTESSAFWFALGGKQSYTNKNAPQDIITREPHLYAFSFKNGRLEVTEIFNFSQDDLLTEDMMILDTHGEVFIWIGQCVESKEKQKAFDIGQKYVEHANSIEDLSPYVALYKVMEGNEPCFFKTNFSWDNTKSLVHGNSFQKKLSLLFGLRSEGAPRSSGNGGPTQRASALAALSSAFNPSSQQRLSNERPKSTGDGPTQRASALAALSNAFNASLKPNKTPPPSRPGQGSQRAAAVAALSSVLTAEQSGSTENLRAKASSTADKTDVDRVVITPAGPSGPSSPQSEAGESNVFHQEKDAAEDGAPSGTDGAVAEAPLEETTENVGEATFSYDRLISKSTDPVRGIDYKRREAYLSDSEFQTVFGMTKDAFYQQPNWKQELQKRKADLF, from the exons ATGTCAACTGCAAAAGTGTTAGATCCTGCTTTTCAAGGGGCTGGCCAAAAAGT TGGGACAGAAATATGGCGGATTGAAGATTTTAAGCCAGTTGCGCTACCAAAATCTGATTATGGTAAATTCTACTGTGGAGATTCATACATAGTTCTGCAG ACGACCTGTACTAAAGGTGGTGCCTATCTATACGATATCCACTTCTGGATTGGGAAAGATTCGAGTCAA GATGAAGCTGGGACTGCAGCCATCAAGACAGTTGAACTCGATGCCATCCTTGGGGGTCGTGCAATCCAACATAGGGAACTCCAAGGTTATGAATCTGACAAATTCTTGTCATACTTCAAGCCTTGCATTATACCTTTGGAGGGTGGTTTCGCCTCTGGGTTCAAAAAGCCTGAAGAGGAGAAGTTTGAAACACGGTTGTATATTTGCAGAGGGAAGAGAGCTATTCGGGTTAAAGAG GTTCCCTTTGCCCGGTCATCATTAAACCATGATGATGTGTTTGTCTTAGATACTGAAAATAAGATATACCAGTTTAATGGTGCTAACTCCAATATCCAAGAAAGGGCCAAAGCGTTGGAAGTAATCCAACATTTAAAGGAGAAGTACCATGGGGGTGTTTGCGATGTTGCGATCGTTG ATGATGGGAAATTACAAGCAGAGTCAGACTCTGGTGAATTCTGGGTCCTTTTTGGAGGTTTTGCACCAATTGGGAAAAAAactgtgagtgatgatgatgttgTACTTGAAACTACAGCACCAAAGCTGTACAG CATCAATGATGGCCAATTGAAGCTGGAGGAAACAGCTCTTACAAAAGCTGTGCTTGAAAATACCAAATGTTTCTTACTTGACTGTGGGGCTGAAATATATGTATGGGTTGGCCGGGTAACACAAATGGAGGATAGAAAATCTGCCACTAAAGCAGTTGAG GAATTCCTTATTAATCAAAAGCGTCCAAAGACAACGAGGGTAACTCAAGTGATTCAAGGTTATGAGAGTCATGCTTTCAAGTCCAAGTTTGAATCATGGCCAGTGGGTAATGCTGCTGGGAGCCCTGGCGCAGAAGAAGGGCGGGGAAAAGTTGCAG CTTTATTGAAGCAACAAGGTGTTGATCTCAAGGGAGCTTCAAAAAGCACCACTCCAGTAAATGAGGAAGTTCCTCCTTTGCTTGAAGGCGGTGGAAAGCTTGAG GTATGGTGCGTTGATGGCAATGCTAAGACTGCCCTGCCAAAAGAGGATATTGGAAAGTTTTACAGTGGAGACTGTTATATCattctctatatgtatcattcgGGCGACAAGAAAGAAGAATACTATCTCAGCTACTGGATTGGGAAGGATAGCTTGGTG GACGATCAAGTGTCAGCATCTCAAATAACTAACACAGTGTGGAATTCATTGAAAGGACGGCCAGTTCTG GGCCGTATATACCAAGGGAAGGAGCCACCACAATTTGTTGCTCTTTTCCAGCCCTTGGTTATCTTGAAG GGTGGAATTGGATCTGGGTACAAGAAGCTCATAGAAGAAAAGGGTGTGACGGGTGAAACTTATACTACTGAAGGCATAGCTCTAATTCGAGTATCTGGGACATCTATCCACAACAGCAAGACTCTTCAAGTTGATGCG GTGGCAACGTCTTTAAGCTCAATGGAGTGTTTTGTACTGCAATCTGGAAACACTATGTTTACATGGTTTGGCAATTCTAGCACATATGAGCAACAGCAGTGGGCAGCAAAAGTTGCTGAATTTTTGAAG CCTGGCGTTGCAGTGAAGCACTGCAAGGAGGGGACAGAGAGTTCTGCTTTCTGGTTTGCACTTGGAGGAAAACAGAGTTATACAAATAAAAATGCTCCTCAGGATATTATTACTAGAGAGCCTCACTTGTATGCATTCTCATTCAAGAACG GGAGACTGGAG GTTACTGAGATCTTCAACTTTTCCCAAGATGATTTGTTAACTGAAGACATGATGATACTGGACACACATGGTGAGGTTTTCATTTGGATTGGTCAGTGCGTAGAATCAAAAGAGAAACAGAAAGCATTTGATATCGGCCAG AAATACGTGGAGCATGCAAATTCTATTGAAGATCTTTCTCCATATGTAGCACTATATAAAGTCATGGAAGGGAATGAGCCATGCTTCTTCAAGACGAACTTCTCTTGGGATAACACAAAATCTTTG GTTCATGGAAATTCCTTCCAGAAGAAACTCTCTCTACTTTTTGGATTGCGTTCTGAG GGTGCACCTAGGAGCTCTGGTAATGGTGGACCAACTCAGAGGGCATCTGCATTAGCGGCTCTATCATCCGCATTCAATCCATCGTCTCAACAAAGGCTG TCTAATGAGAGGCCTAAAAGCACAGGCGATGGACCAACTCAGCGTGCCTCAGCACTGGCTGCCTTATCTAATGCATTCAATGCATCCTTAAAACCCAACAAAACACCACCTCCATCTCGCCCAGGTCAAGGTTCTCAAAGAGCAGCTGCCGTAGCTGCACTATCCTCTGTGCTGACTGCTGAGCAATCTGGGTCAACAGAAAATCTTCGAGCAAAAGCTAGCAGCACAGCTGATAAGACTG ATGTCGACAGGGTTGTCATAACTCCAGCTGGGCCATCTGGTCCATCTTCTCCTCAGTCTGAAGCTGGGGAGTCCAATGTGTTTCACCAGGAAAAAGATGCTGCAGAAGATGGGGCACCATCTGGCACAGATGGAGCAGTGGCTGAGGCCCCATTGGAAGAAACAACAGAGAATGTTGGTGAAGCGACATTTAGCTATGACCGCCTGATATCCAAATCTACCGATCCAGTTCGTGGGATAGATTACAAACGTAGAGAG GCATACCTATCAGATAGTGAATTCCAAACTGTTTTTGGCATGACTAAGGATGCATTCTACCAACAGCCAAATTGGAAGCAAGAACTACAGAAGCGAAAAGCAGATCTCTTCTAA